The following are from one region of the Phyllostomus discolor isolate MPI-MPIP mPhyDis1 chromosome 9, mPhyDis1.pri.v3, whole genome shotgun sequence genome:
- the GZF1 gene encoding GDNF-inducible zinc finger protein 1 isoform X1, translating to MPRDRGVVRAPITMGDDAVTQAEMFCFFDHCFFYLIRAKWEIVCRNNFDFLITVRTPCKLTHLCSRARSAEVWESGGLLLFLERRNMESGAVLLESKSSPVNLLHEMHQLRLLGHLCDVTVSVEYQGIRKEFMAHKAVLAATSKFFKEMFLNEKTVDGSRTNVYLNEVQVVDFASFLEFVYTAKVQVEEDRVQRMLEIAEKLKCLDLSETCFQLKKQMLESVLLELQSFSESQEVEGSSSYQGSVTPDTVPSVAADSPLANGLMDSSDPLVQRISNGMLPDMPPRKSKEKPDKKKDVVKTSYPKIRRASGRLAGRKVFVEIPKKKYTRRLREQQKSAEDDVGDYRWPQEPSPDTMGTEMELVTKNEDFSAKMEVGEVLQKARHREEENEEGEEEKRRSNFKCTICEKAFLYEKSFLKHIRHYHGVATEVVHRCDTCSQTFANRCNLKSHQRHVHSSERHFPCEFCGKKFKRKKDVKRHVVQVHEGGGERHHCQQCGKGLSSKTALRLHERTHTGHKPYSCTECEAKFSQPSALKTHMRIHTGEKPFVCDECGARFTQNHMLIYHKRCHTGERPFMCETCGKSFASKEYLKHHNRIHTGSKPFKCEVCFRTFAQRNSLYQHIKVHTGERPYCCDQCGKQFTQLNALQRHHRIHTGEKPFMCNACGRTFTDKSTLRRHTSVHDKNTPWKSFLVIVDGSPKNDEGHKTEQPDEEYASSKLSDKLLSFAENNHFHNLATVQGSVSTVHESSSVDTACKSDNSVVPQDALLATTISELSELTPQTHLIPTQLHSLTNME from the exons ATGCCCCGGGACAGAGGTGTTGTCAGGGCACCAATTACAATGGGAGATGACGCCGTCACCCAAGCcgaaatgttctgtttttttgaCCACTGCTTCTTTTACCTTATTCGTGCAAAATGGGAAATCGTTTGCAGAAACAACTTTGACTTCTTAATTACTGTCAGGACCCCCTGTAAGCTCACACATCTCTGCTCCAGGGCCAGGTCGGCAGAAGTTTGGGAAAGTGGAGGGCTGCTG ctatttttagaaagaagaaacatggaAAGTGGTGCAGTTTTGCTGGAATCCAAATCCTCACCGGTTAATCTTCTGCATGAAATGCACCAACTACGCCTTCTGGGTCACCTGTGTGACGTGACTGTCAGCGTGGAGTACCAGGGCATCCGCAAAGAATTCATGGCCCATAAGGCAGTGCTGGCAGCCACCAgcaaattttttaaggaaatgttcCTCAATGAGAAGACTGTGGATGGCAGTAGGACTAACGTTTACTTAAATGAAGTGCAAGTTGTTGACTTTGCTTCATTTCTTGAGTTTGTTTACACCGCAAAGGTACAGGTAGAAGAAGATCGGGTACAGCGAATGCTGGAAATAGCTGAAAAGCTAAAATGTTTAGACTTATCAGAAACTTGTTTTCAGTTAAAGAAACAGATGTTAGAGTCGGTACTTTTGGAGTTGCAGagtttctctgagtctcaggAGGTGGAAGGGAGCAGTAGCTACCAAGGCAGTGTTACTCCTGATACTGTGCCAAGTGTGGCTGCGGACAGTCCTCTTGCCAATGGCCTTATGGACTCCTCAGACCCCCTAGTGCAGAGAATCAGCAATGGCATGTTGCCAGATATGCCACCAAGGAAGTCCAAGGAGAaaccagacaagaagaaagaTGTAGTTAAGACTTCCTACCCTAAAATCAGAAGAGCTAGTGGAAGGCTGGCTGGCAGAAAGGTATTTGTGGAAATtcctaaaaagaaatatacaagaaGACTCCGAGAACAGCAGAAAAGTGCTGAGGATGATGTGGGGGACTACAGGTGGCCACAAGAACCCAGCCCAGACACTATGGGTACAGAGATGGAGCTGGTAACAAAAAATGAAGATTTCAGTGCTAaaatggaggtgggggaggtgctgCAGAAGGCAAGACatagggaggaggagaatgaggagggtgaggaggagaagaggaggagcaactTTAAGTGCACTATCTGTGAAAAGGCCTTTTTGTATGAAAAGAGCTTCCTGAAGCACATCAGGCACTACCACGGAGTGGCCACTGAGGTGGTTCACCGGTGTGATACCTGCAGCCAGACCTTTGCCAACCGCTGCAACCTGAAGAGCCACCAGCGTCACGTACACAGTAGTGAGCGCCACTTCCCATGTGAGTTCTGTGGGAagaaattcaagaggaagaaGGATGTCAAGCGGCATGTGGTACAGGTCCATGAGGGAGGTGGTGAGCGGCACCACTGCCAGCAGTGTGGCAAGGGCCTGAGTTCTAAGACGGCCCTACGGCTCCATGAGCGGACACACACAGGCCACAAGCCCTACAGCTGCACTGAGTGTGAGGCCAAGTTCTCACAGCCCTCAGCACTGAAGACCCACATGAG AATTCATACAGGGGAAAAACCTTTTGTCTGTGATGAATGTGGTGCAAGATTCACTCAGAACCACATGCTGATATATCATAAAAGGTGTCACACAG GTGAAAGACCTTTTATGTGTGAAACATGTGGCAAGAGTTTTGCTTCTAAGGAGTATTTAAAACATCACAATAGAATCCATACTGGATCCAAACCCTTTAAATGTGAAGTTTGTTTCAGGACTTTTGCTCAGCGGAATTCACTTTACCAGCATATTAAAGTCCACACAG gAGAACGTCCCTATTGTTGCGACCAGTGTGGTAAGCAGTTCACCCAGCTCAATGCTCTCCAGCGCCACCATCGGatccacacaggagagaaaccattCATGTGTAATGCATGTGGACGGACCTTTACTGACAAGTCCACTCTCCGGCGGCACACCTCA GTACATGATAAGAATACGCCATGGAAGTCTTTCCTTGTTATTGTAGATGGCTCACCCAAGAATGATGAAGGGCATAAAACTGAACAGCCTGATGAAGAATATGCATCATCCAAACTTTCAGATAAATTGCTGTCTTTTGCAGAAAATAACCACTTTCACAACCTGGCCACAGTCCAAGGCAGCGTATCTACTGTACATGAGAGTAGTTCTGTAGACACAGCCTGCAAGTCAGATAATTCTGTGGTGCCCCAGGATGCTCTGCTGGCCACCACCATCAGTGAGCTTAGTGAGCTTACTCCACAGACACATCTGATACCCACACAACTTCACTCTTTGACCAATATGGAGTAA
- the GZF1 gene encoding GDNF-inducible zinc finger protein 1 isoform X2 encodes MESGAVLLESKSSPVNLLHEMHQLRLLGHLCDVTVSVEYQGIRKEFMAHKAVLAATSKFFKEMFLNEKTVDGSRTNVYLNEVQVVDFASFLEFVYTAKVQVEEDRVQRMLEIAEKLKCLDLSETCFQLKKQMLESVLLELQSFSESQEVEGSSSYQGSVTPDTVPSVAADSPLANGLMDSSDPLVQRISNGMLPDMPPRKSKEKPDKKKDVVKTSYPKIRRASGRLAGRKVFVEIPKKKYTRRLREQQKSAEDDVGDYRWPQEPSPDTMGTEMELVTKNEDFSAKMEVGEVLQKARHREEENEEGEEEKRRSNFKCTICEKAFLYEKSFLKHIRHYHGVATEVVHRCDTCSQTFANRCNLKSHQRHVHSSERHFPCEFCGKKFKRKKDVKRHVVQVHEGGGERHHCQQCGKGLSSKTALRLHERTHTGHKPYSCTECEAKFSQPSALKTHMRIHTGEKPFVCDECGARFTQNHMLIYHKRCHTGERPFMCETCGKSFASKEYLKHHNRIHTGSKPFKCEVCFRTFAQRNSLYQHIKVHTGERPYCCDQCGKQFTQLNALQRHHRIHTGEKPFMCNACGRTFTDKSTLRRHTSVHDKNTPWKSFLVIVDGSPKNDEGHKTEQPDEEYASSKLSDKLLSFAENNHFHNLATVQGSVSTVHESSSVDTACKSDNSVVPQDALLATTISELSELTPQTHLIPTQLHSLTNME; translated from the exons atggaAAGTGGTGCAGTTTTGCTGGAATCCAAATCCTCACCGGTTAATCTTCTGCATGAAATGCACCAACTACGCCTTCTGGGTCACCTGTGTGACGTGACTGTCAGCGTGGAGTACCAGGGCATCCGCAAAGAATTCATGGCCCATAAGGCAGTGCTGGCAGCCACCAgcaaattttttaaggaaatgttcCTCAATGAGAAGACTGTGGATGGCAGTAGGACTAACGTTTACTTAAATGAAGTGCAAGTTGTTGACTTTGCTTCATTTCTTGAGTTTGTTTACACCGCAAAGGTACAGGTAGAAGAAGATCGGGTACAGCGAATGCTGGAAATAGCTGAAAAGCTAAAATGTTTAGACTTATCAGAAACTTGTTTTCAGTTAAAGAAACAGATGTTAGAGTCGGTACTTTTGGAGTTGCAGagtttctctgagtctcaggAGGTGGAAGGGAGCAGTAGCTACCAAGGCAGTGTTACTCCTGATACTGTGCCAAGTGTGGCTGCGGACAGTCCTCTTGCCAATGGCCTTATGGACTCCTCAGACCCCCTAGTGCAGAGAATCAGCAATGGCATGTTGCCAGATATGCCACCAAGGAAGTCCAAGGAGAaaccagacaagaagaaagaTGTAGTTAAGACTTCCTACCCTAAAATCAGAAGAGCTAGTGGAAGGCTGGCTGGCAGAAAGGTATTTGTGGAAATtcctaaaaagaaatatacaagaaGACTCCGAGAACAGCAGAAAAGTGCTGAGGATGATGTGGGGGACTACAGGTGGCCACAAGAACCCAGCCCAGACACTATGGGTACAGAGATGGAGCTGGTAACAAAAAATGAAGATTTCAGTGCTAaaatggaggtgggggaggtgctgCAGAAGGCAAGACatagggaggaggagaatgaggagggtgaggaggagaagaggaggagcaactTTAAGTGCACTATCTGTGAAAAGGCCTTTTTGTATGAAAAGAGCTTCCTGAAGCACATCAGGCACTACCACGGAGTGGCCACTGAGGTGGTTCACCGGTGTGATACCTGCAGCCAGACCTTTGCCAACCGCTGCAACCTGAAGAGCCACCAGCGTCACGTACACAGTAGTGAGCGCCACTTCCCATGTGAGTTCTGTGGGAagaaattcaagaggaagaaGGATGTCAAGCGGCATGTGGTACAGGTCCATGAGGGAGGTGGTGAGCGGCACCACTGCCAGCAGTGTGGCAAGGGCCTGAGTTCTAAGACGGCCCTACGGCTCCATGAGCGGACACACACAGGCCACAAGCCCTACAGCTGCACTGAGTGTGAGGCCAAGTTCTCACAGCCCTCAGCACTGAAGACCCACATGAG AATTCATACAGGGGAAAAACCTTTTGTCTGTGATGAATGTGGTGCAAGATTCACTCAGAACCACATGCTGATATATCATAAAAGGTGTCACACAG GTGAAAGACCTTTTATGTGTGAAACATGTGGCAAGAGTTTTGCTTCTAAGGAGTATTTAAAACATCACAATAGAATCCATACTGGATCCAAACCCTTTAAATGTGAAGTTTGTTTCAGGACTTTTGCTCAGCGGAATTCACTTTACCAGCATATTAAAGTCCACACAG gAGAACGTCCCTATTGTTGCGACCAGTGTGGTAAGCAGTTCACCCAGCTCAATGCTCTCCAGCGCCACCATCGGatccacacaggagagaaaccattCATGTGTAATGCATGTGGACGGACCTTTACTGACAAGTCCACTCTCCGGCGGCACACCTCA GTACATGATAAGAATACGCCATGGAAGTCTTTCCTTGTTATTGTAGATGGCTCACCCAAGAATGATGAAGGGCATAAAACTGAACAGCCTGATGAAGAATATGCATCATCCAAACTTTCAGATAAATTGCTGTCTTTTGCAGAAAATAACCACTTTCACAACCTGGCCACAGTCCAAGGCAGCGTATCTACTGTACATGAGAGTAGTTCTGTAGACACAGCCTGCAAGTCAGATAATTCTGTGGTGCCCCAGGATGCTCTGCTGGCCACCACCATCAGTGAGCTTAGTGAGCTTACTCCACAGACACATCTGATACCCACACAACTTCACTCTTTGACCAATATGGAGTAA